A portion of the Lolium rigidum isolate FL_2022 chromosome 1, APGP_CSIRO_Lrig_0.1, whole genome shotgun sequence genome contains these proteins:
- the LOC124657153 gene encoding mitogen-activated protein kinase kinase kinase 18-like, with the protein MGVVEWTRGPTIGRGSSATVSLAVDRLTGELLAVKSVGADRAAELRREHSILCGLSSPYVVRCLGSEVSASADESGRCFDMLMEYAPGGSLADEIRRRGGRCEEVLIRSRARDILLGLAHAHAAGVAHCDVKGRNVLIGADGRAMIADFGCARRLGSSGIAGERLVGGGTPAFMAPEAARGETQGPAADIWALGCTIIEMATSAAPWQRFGSSVATLHHVAFAGEAPELPRWLSEEGKDFLGRCLLQDAAKRWTAEQLLEHEFVATAAVLPSSSVQGIAEKGMFVSPKSVLDQALWEDDDDTTANTATACPIDRVRGLAAGAPDWTWDASWITVHSSGPTVHDDDERAMSPEADTDGDSPVGGSSSAGGVADAGASNSQASSHADGDRHDDTSSCKCNGERSDDGDHVISSHCTAILPITSNGFFSDTMRLKTKAAGVFVRTFAFVVADVGILVAEGE; encoded by the exons ATGGGCGTCGTGGAGTGGACGCGGGGTCCGACGATCGGCAGGGGCTCCTCCGCCACTGTGTCGCTCGCCGTCGATCGCCTGACGGGCGAACTGCTCGCGGTGAAGTCCGTGGGCGCCGATCGGGCCGCCGAGCTCCGCCGGGAGCACAGCATCCTCTGCGGCCTGAGCTCGCCCTACGTTGTGCGCTGCCTTGGCTCGGAAGTATCCGCATCGGCGGACGAGAGCGGCAGATGCTTCGACATGCTCATGGAGTACGCGCCGGGCGGGTCGCTGGCCGACGAGatcaggcggcgcggcgggcggtGCGAGGAGGTCCTGATCCGGTCCCGCGCGCGCGACATCCTACTGGGGCTGGCGCACGCGCACGCCGCCGGTGTCGCGCACTGCGACGTCAAGGGCCGGAACGTGCTCATTGGCGCCGACGGCCGCGCCATGATCGCCGACTTCGGGTGCGCGCGGCGGCTGGGCAGCAGCGGCATTGCGGGTGAGAGGCTGGTGGGCGGCGGCACGCCGGCCTTCATGGCGCCGGAGGCCGCGCGGGGCGAGACGCAGGGCCCGGCCGCGGACATTTGGGCGCTCGGCTGCACGATCATCGAGATGGCCACCAGCGCCGCGCCGTGGCAGCGGTTCGGCAGCTCCGTGGCGACGCTGCACCACGTCGCGTTCGCCGGTGAGGCGCCGGAGCTCCCGCGGTGGCTGTCGGAGGAAGGCAAGGACTTCCTGGGCAGGTGTTTGCTCCAGGACGCCGCAAAGCGGTGGACGGCGGAGCAGCTGCTCGAGCACGAGTTCGTGGCAACAGCCGCTGTGTTGCCATCCAGCTCCGTGCAGGGGATCGCCGAGAAGGGGATGTTCGTGTCTCCAAAGAGCGTCCTAGACCAGGCATTgtgggaggacgacgacgacacgaCGGCGAACACAGCTACGGCCTGCCCCATCGACAGAGTCCGCGGCCTGGCCGCCGGCGCGCCGGACTGGACCTGGGACGCGAGCTGGATCACGGTACATTCCTCCGGCCCCaccgtccacgacgacgacgagcgcGCAATGTCGCCGGAGGCGGATACCGACGGCGATTCTCCCGTGGGCGGCAGCAGCTCCGCCGGGGGTGTGGCTGACGCTGGGGCCTCGAACAGCCAGGCCTCATCACATGCCGACGGCGATCGTCACGATGACACGAGCAGCTGTAAATGTAATGGGGAGCGGAGTGATGATGGTGATCACGTGATTAGTAGCCATTGTACAGCCATTCTTCCAATCACAAGCAATGGATTCTTTTCGGATA CAATG CGGTTGAAGACGAAAGCTGCCGGCGTTTTTGTCCGCACCTTCGCCTTTGTTGTCGCCGACGTCGGCATCCTCGTCGCAGAAGGAGAATGA